In the Bacteroidota bacterium genome, CGTATCGCCCAAAAACCGCATTGGTAATGGGGTCCCAGGGGTTGCGTTCAAATAAAGTGAACCGATTATATCCACGAAACGAACCCATGGTAAGGTCGCTCAAAACATGCCATTGAATACCACCTGTGCGCAGCGTAAACGAACCAAACGAAGTTGAATGCGTCGCAGTAAAGTTGATGCCCAAATTCAAAATCATACTTCCACCCAACCGCGTTCCTTCAATCGGATTTTGAATACTCGGGCGCAAACTGTCCACCACCTGTTTTCCGTAAGCGCTACCCAACACACCGTTTAAATATTGGTAAGTATAAATGTCAAATGCCCACGATGTTTTTAATGTCGGTCTGCCCGAAACATTTAATTGTAAAGTTGGCAATTGTGTATCATCGCCAATAAACATCTGATTGGTTGGTGTGGTTTGTCCGCCTGCCGTGCTCAGCAAATAAGGTGTAAAATTCCGGGTTTGAGTGCCATAAAAACGGTAAAACCCAGATACCGCAACACGATACAGTTCATCCGGAGCATGTTTCGGAAACAACCCAACCTGAGGCGTAACCACGGTATTGCTTGTATCCCGCTGTCCAAACCCCAAAACAGGCAACAGCGCAGCCACGGCAAACAATCCAACTATTTTGTTTAATCTTTTCCCCAACACAATAGGTTTTGCGTATTAAAATTACACGTTTACAAATCAAATGTAATACTTTTTGTAAAAATTACAATTAGTGCCCAACTTTTTCTCCCATCCAAGCTCAAAATGTTTTGGGCGTTTCCCCTATAGTGATTAATAATTTGCCCCTGCAAATTATTAATCACTATAGGGGCCGGGCTATCCACTCCAACCCCTTTGCCGAGGCGGACAAAGGGGGTTTCCGTTACTATCCCTAACGCGATTTTGAGTAAAAATGTAATTAGTCGAGTTGAAATTAAAACCACTCCATGCATATCTCTTAAACGAAAAATTAGCAAATGTCACCATGTAGGGGCGAATTGCATCCGCCCATACATGGTGACGTTTGCGGAATGTTTGGATAAATTAAAATTGTTCTGAATAACTATTGATAATAAGTCGAATCAAAACTAAAACCACTCATTCCTCATTACTCATCGCTCATTCAATGAGTTGTTCGCTGCGCTCACATGAGTGATGAATAATGAGTGGTGACGGCAATACCGGAAATAATTCCATCACTTAAACGAAAAATTAGCAAACGTCATCATGTAGGGGCGAATTGCATCCGCCCTAACATGATGACGTTTGCGGAATGTATAGATAAATTGAAATTGTGGAAAATAATTTACTAATTCAAATTTTGCTTACCTTTAAAATAAATTACTAATGTTCCGCCATTATTCAAAGGTGATAACGTTAATGTTCAAATAAAACTGCATCTAATAGAATTGAACAATTAAAATGCAAGAAACAAAAGGATTACTTGACAAAATAAAACAGCACGACAAACTTGCGATTAGAGTAAACTCTAATTCAAATAATAATTTGTCTGCTGATGTAATGAAAATGCTTACAGAACCACACAGAAAAGCTAATTACTTTTTTGTGTTTGTTGAAAGTGGTTCGCTAACGCATAAGGTTGACCTAAACGATTTGACAATTACAAATGGGCAATTGTTTTTTGTTTTGCCTAATCAAATCCATTCAGTCCCTCCACAGAAGCAAGGTAACATTGAATGTTTCAAAATGAGTTTTGACCAAAACTGCTTGTCTTTACTTCCTAAACAATTTTCTTTTTTACTCAATCCATTAAATTCACAAATCATTTCATTTGACAGTGATTCGAGCCAACGCGTAAAAATACTTTTTGATATACTCGACAAAATATTGCATTCAGAAAACGACCAAAAAGATGCTGAAATTATTTTGGCGCATCTTAATTCACTTTTAACGGAGTTGAACAAAGCATATTTTAAAAGTGTTGCAAAAGAAAATTCTGAATCAAACAAACTTTCAAAATACATTGAGTTTAAAATTGCAGTTGAAACTCATCTAACAGAACAACATTCTATAAATACTATTGCCGATAATCTTTCAATAACAACAAATAATCTCTACAATATTGTAAAAGCGTTTTCGGGAGTTTCGCCAAAAGAATTTATCACAAACCGTTTGATGTTAGAGGCACAGCGGAAACTTTTCTATTCTGAGACATCGGTAAAAGAATTGGCTTACGAGTTAGGTTTCAGCGATCCTGATTATTTTTCAAAGCTTTTCAAAAAGAATACCGGCAAAAGTGTAACGCAGTTTGTAGAAAGCATTCAGGATTTGTCAAGCAAATAAAGTGAATAGTCCATCTCAATTAATTTTGACCTGCTGACTTTTGTGATTCCATTAAAAAATGTAAAAATGAAATCAGCATTAGTAACAGGAGCTAACAAAAGTATTGGCTATGAAGTTGCGCGACAACTTGCTCAAAAAGGCATTTATGTTTATCTAGGCAGTCGCAATTTGGATAATGGTATAGCAGCAGTTAATAAATTAAATGCAGAAGGATTAAAAAATGTTGAAGCCATTCAGCTTGACGTTACAAACGATGAATCTGTAGAAAATGCTCGAGTAGAAATTAGCAGGAAAACACAAGTGTTGAACATACTAATTAACAATGCCGGCATCTTTGGGGGCTATCCACAAGGAGCCCTCAATACCACTATCGAACAATTTAAAACTACTTACGATTCAAATGTATTTGGTGTTGTAAGAGTTACACAGGCATTTATTGATTTATTAAAAATATCATCTGAACCGCGCATTGTAAATGTAAGTTCAAGTCAAGGCTCTATTACCTTTGCATAGCGACCCTGCCTACAAATATTACGATTACAAAGCTGCTGCTTACCTTTCTTCAAAATCAGCAATGAATATGTACACAGTAGTATTGGCTTACGAACTGAAAAACACCAACTTTAAAGTAAATGCTGTTTGCCCCGGATACACGAATACTGATTTTAATGGACATCGTGGTACTGGAACCGTTGAAGATGCCGGCAAACGAATTATAAAATATGCTTTAATTGATAAAGATGGCCCGACAGGGAAATTTTTTAGCGAAGAAAATAATCCTGCAACAGGAGAAATTGCTTGGTAATAAAAAAACATGTAACACTTACAGCGCTTCTGCATAATGGCTTTTCGTTTCATAAATTGTTAATATAGAAAGCCGAGTCGAAATTATATCCATTAATTCCACATTATTCATCCCACATCCAATGAGTTGTTCGCTGCGCTCACATGAGTGATGAGTAATGAGTGGTGACTGCAATACCGGAAATAATTCCATCACTTAAATGAAAAATTAGCAAACGTCAACATGTAGGGGCGAATTGCATCCGCCCATACATGATGGCGTTTGCGGGATGTTTGGATAAATTAAATTGTCCGAAGTATAAATTATTAATAATCGAGTCGAATATCAAACTACACCTTACCCATTACACTTGTCACTGCAAGGTTTCCTTATAAAAATTCAAAATTTATGTAAATTTGGCTTAGGTAAATGCGGAAGCTGCTTAAAAATAGTTTCGGTAAATCTTTAACGTCCAAATGCTTCAAATATTTGGTGATTTACACTAAGTAACTTTGGAAAGTAATTCAACATTTATGGGAGTAAATAATTTTTATTACATTGAAAATGCACTTATTAATATGAAAAGATATTCGCTTATATTATTATGTTATTTATTGATTTTAGGAAGTTGCAAACAAACAACAAAATCGGACGAAAAGGCTAATCAAGCTAAACAAAACGTTGAGAAAAACCCGATAGATACTATTGGAACTGCCGATAGGTATTTCAATTTTCAGAATACTAGCATTCAAACAGATTTTTATGATACGGTATTCCAAAAATTTTCTAGTGAAAATGCAGAGGATTGTTTTACCTTTTATATGCCAAGTGGAAATATCAACGATACAAAGTGCACTATTAAAATTAGGTCACGAGCCGGTGAACTAATTTATGAAAAAACCTTTACAACAAGTGATCTAGTAAATGGTTATTCAACATATAAAATTTCTAGTGATTTAGAAATGGAGGAATATGTTCTGTGGGAGGCCAAAAAAGTTTTAACTAAAACTTCATTTCTTGATATTAACAATGATGACGAAAATAATATTATTAATTCCACGACAAAGGAAGATATACAAGACTACGAAACCTTTGTTGAATGTCGTGAAGAAAACAGACCTTTGTTTTGTATAGCATTACATGAGGAAGACATTACCATAATTGGATTCTCAAAGAAAAAGAACAAAGTAGTTGACTTAATTTATTGTTGCTAGGTTATGCGATTAATAAAACCTTAAACTAATTAACGAACTTTGCCTAAATATACCAACGGGGAAAGCAGAAAACCGAGTAGAGTAGGCAAAGCAAAAAAATAAACGATGAAAAAATTTATGATTGATATTCTTTTACAAGGAATAGATGATGAAACAAGAATGAAATTATTGCCAAAAGAACAAGAAATAATAAAAGAATGGGAGGACAATGGAACACTATTGGATTCCTACATAAAAGCTGACACCGCCGGAATTTACCTGATACTAACCGCTGAAGATAAAATAGACGCAGATAAAAAACTTTCCACGCTTCCTTACTATCCGTATATGAAAATCGAAATAATGACGTTGAGGTGAGAAGATAGGGGCTAAGGCGGTAGAGGTTATATGTGAAGCGTATCCGAATCATGTAACAATTGGCGACTTGTTTAAACAATATCTATGCAAACTCGTTTTTTCTTAAGTATACTAATAAGTTTAGCAATTATGGGTTGCCATTCAACTAAGGCTATAAACTTAATCAAGAAACAGTTTGGTTACCTGTTGTTGCGAACCCCAATAATAGATCTAAAAGTGAAAACTTCCTTTTTATAATTTAAAACGACAACCATGGAACAATTTAAAATAAGGCATGATGGTTTTAAAGAAATAAGAAAAGCTTTACTAATTAAAGCAATTCCAAATTCACTATTAGCCGCACTCTTCGGACTTGCAATTGCTTATTTTAGTAATAACGAACAACAAAGCGATGTGAAAACTTTGCCGTTTGCAATACCATTGGTATTGGGACTATTAGCATTTGGACTTTATCGTGGTATTAAAAGACAAGAAGCGCTCTTCCATAGTTATAGCCTGATTCTTGATAATAATAGTATTATTAGAGAACAAATCAATACACCAACAATAACTGTTTCAACCTCAGATATCACGGAAATTATTAAATATTCAAATGGTAGTTTTACTATAAAAGGAAATTCAAACTTTAATGTAATAGGTGTGCCTTCGCAAATAGAAGATTATGAAAAGCTTGAAAAGTTACTTTCGGAAATAAGGCCTATTTCGGTGAAAACGGATACACCTTTTCTTCAAAAATTTCGAGGATTGATTTCCATATTTACATTAGGCTTAATGGCTGCAGTTGCTATTTCCAATGACAAACTCATAGTTGGTGTATCTGGCACTGTTTTACTTGCAGTTTTGGGTTACTCAGTTTTTGAAATACAAAGAAGCAAAAATATTGACTATAAAACGAAAAGAATATTTTGGTGGGTAATTTTAGTGGCAGCTTCAGTTTGTAGCGTTATGTATTATAAACTAACTATTTAAACGTAATTGAAGACTGATGTGAAAAAAAGAATTAGTGTTGTTTACAGGTATTTTGTGTCGGATTTAAAGAGATTAGAATTTTCAACTTTGCTTTCCTGTTCAACTTTCGTAAATTAGCTGAGCGCTTTGGTTTAAATGCAGCTCAGAACGCAAATTGCTATTGTATTTAACAAAATAAATATATAACAAATCAATGAATTCACTTAAATTGGTAATTACTATTTTTCTCCTAACAATTGGACGGACCATTTCAGCTTGTGATTGTAATATGCAAGGTAAATTTTTACAGGTAGCTCCAAACACAAAACTGGTAGCTTTAGTGAAAGTGACAAAATATTTGTCGTTTAAAGAAATTTACGATGTGCAAACCCCAATGTCGATGGAAGTTGAAATCATCGATATTTACAAAGGTGAAGAAAGTCGAAAAACAGTAATCGTTTGGGGTGACGTTGGATATTTATGCCGTCCTTACCTATCCAGATTTGAAGAAGGCGAATATTATGTAATTGCGTTTGAAGAAGGTTTAGGCGGATCAAAAGGGGAAGGACATAAAAACGAAAAACAACAGATTACGCTATTTCTATTTGCGGCCAATATTGGTTAGATGTGGATTATATCAATAAAATCGCAACAGGTTCAGTTTCTGACTCCCAAAATCAAATAACTTTGGATGCATTGAAAGCCGGTCTGGATATAAAATAATATTAATGCAATAGCATGTTTTCACTATTCAAACACAAACCAGAAAATCCCGGAGTCCCCGAATGGGCTGCTTTTTTCAGCAGTAGTGAATACAGTGAGTTTATAAACGCGATTAGCAATTATTTCAAAAAAAAGCATGTCACCTACGAACTTGGAGATGGCATGTTGTCGACAGGGGAAAACATCTTTGGATTTGCTTCTATAGGACTAATCAATGTTGCGCAAGTTTGTAAACAAAACAAGCAAAGAAATTATCGCAAAATTGTCTCCGAGCATTTCGATTCAATGGTTAGCGCCTATCAGTTTGAAATGGAATTTAATAAAATTGTTCATGACTTTGACAAAGTAAAAAAATACATTGGCGTTCGCCTTTACCCAAATGACTATGTTGGACATATAGGAAAAGAGTTAACTGTTGGAAAAGATTTTGCCGGCGACATTTATTCCATGTTAATTTTTGACCTGCCGGAAAGCATAACGAACGTTCAACCTCATCAAATAGAGCAATGGGGAAGGTCATTTGAGGAATTGTTTGAAGTAGGGAAACAAAACATAAAGCATAATTACCCTTTAAATATTTCGCAACATAAATTTAATGAGTTGGCAATTTGGTTTGTTGAAGGCAACCATTTCTTTGCAC is a window encoding:
- a CDS encoding helix-turn-helix domain-containing protein — protein: MQETKGLLDKIKQHDKLAIRVNSNSNNNLSADVMKMLTEPHRKANYFFVFVESGSLTHKVDLNDLTITNGQLFFVLPNQIHSVPPQKQGNIECFKMSFDQNCLSLLPKQFSFLLNPLNSQIISFDSDSSQRVKILFDILDKILHSENDQKDAEIILAHLNSLLTELNKAYFKSVAKENSESNKLSKYIEFKIAVETHLTEQHSINTIADNLSITTNNLYNIVKAFSGVSPKEFITNRLMLEAQRKLFYSETSVKELAYELGFSDPDYFSKLFKKNTGKSVTQFVESIQDLSSK